Proteins encoded by one window of Erythrobacter sp.:
- a CDS encoding PD40 domain-containing protein, with the protein MLRKFSLFAATSLLAGITFATAAAAQVQPPADQAQPPEETEVTEDENTRTAPPADPAPGQTPETPAIAYADPDAGSDEWDVNAPPGVPITQVPISVNEGTWMDVDVSPDGRTVAFSLLGDIYTMPITGGTPTRIAEGLAWEVHPRFSPDGSRIAFTSDRGGGDNIWLMNADGSDKRQLTDESFRLLNQPSWSPDGQYIVAKKHFTTGRSLGTGEVWMYHISGGDGVALVERPNEQHQKELGEPVYAPDGSAIYYTRNITPGATFIYAQDSNQDLFNIERYDMVTGEITTAVSGLGGAVRPQPSPDGTMIAFVRREDLQSGLYVRDLESGVERRIYDDLDRDVQETWAVTGVYPNMDWTPDSRSIVFWAGGKIRRINVDGSNLTEIPFSISDTRGVLPAPHPQIPVAVDEVQVTMPRFAEVSPDGRTVVFESLGRLYTMPAGGGTMRRLTSDSGDARELYPSWSRNGSQVVYVRWTDAGLGEIRTVGADGRNGRAVTSQPGHYARPHFSPDGNVIVFEMGAGGYLTAPEYSANPGVYRISASGGDPVLVSRDHARPHFGAANDRIFMTGSDDGAQTLVSTDLNGEAARTHATGELVTSYHVSPTGRHFAFTENYDAYAMPLMPGGQAVSVSGSAGALPVVEVSDSGADFVHWASGGERLHWSLGPTLYTAETADLFPNAPLAEGEERADYRQPETGVSLLRTVPADRHTGALAITGARIITMAGDNGGIIENGTILIQGDVISAVGPTGAVSIPAGTPTIDATGRTIIPGLIDAHAHGSVDADGVVPQVNWNLTQALALGSTTIHDPSSDSAFFVAEDMQRTGMLLAPRMFSTGRIVYGARNPYAYAQIDTIEDALDHVRRLRAEGAPSVKNYNQPRRDQRQMVVEAARRENMLVVAEGGSLFGMDLNLVADGNSTLEHNIPVEYLYEDVLQFMGAADTNYTPTLVVGYGGLAGDPYWRQATNVFEQPLLMAHTPPAILRADNARRTTAPEGDFIDDDVAREAARLAERGVEVSIGAHGQQAGIAAHWEIWSFVRGGMSELQALQAATIAPARSLGMASEIGSLEPGKLADLVILAGNPLENIRNTERVETVVLGGRAYDAATLNEVATGDAQRAAYWWED; encoded by the coding sequence ATGCTCCGCAAATTCTCGCTCTTCGCCGCCACCAGCCTCCTTGCCGGCATTACCTTTGCCACCGCCGCCGCCGCGCAGGTCCAGCCGCCCGCCGATCAGGCGCAGCCGCCCGAAGAGACCGAAGTCACCGAGGACGAGAACACCCGCACCGCGCCGCCCGCCGATCCCGCTCCCGGCCAGACGCCCGAAACGCCTGCCATCGCCTATGCAGACCCGGATGCGGGAAGCGACGAATGGGACGTCAACGCCCCTCCCGGCGTGCCGATCACGCAGGTGCCGATCAGCGTCAACGAAGGCACCTGGATGGACGTGGACGTCTCGCCCGACGGGCGCACCGTCGCCTTTTCGCTGCTCGGCGACATCTACACCATGCCGATCACCGGCGGCACGCCCACCCGCATTGCCGAAGGGCTTGCCTGGGAAGTCCACCCACGCTTCTCCCCCGATGGCAGCCGCATCGCCTTCACTTCGGATCGCGGCGGCGGGGACAACATCTGGCTGATGAATGCCGACGGCAGCGACAAGCGCCAGCTGACCGACGAGTCCTTCCGCCTGCTCAACCAGCCGAGCTGGTCGCCTGACGGGCAGTACATCGTCGCCAAGAAGCACTTCACCACCGGCCGCAGCCTCGGCACCGGGGAAGTGTGGATGTACCACATTTCCGGCGGTGACGGCGTGGCGCTGGTCGAACGGCCCAACGAACAGCACCAGAAGGAACTGGGCGAGCCGGTCTACGCTCCCGATGGCAGCGCCATCTATTACACCCGCAACATCACCCCGGGGGCCACCTTCATCTACGCGCAGGATTCCAACCAGGACCTGTTCAATATCGAACGCTACGACATGGTGACAGGCGAGATCACCACGGCTGTCTCCGGCCTTGGGGGCGCGGTACGGCCGCAGCCTTCGCCCGACGGCACGATGATCGCCTTCGTCCGCCGCGAGGACCTGCAATCGGGGCTTTATGTCCGCGACCTCGAAAGCGGTGTCGAGCGGCGCATCTACGACGATCTCGACCGCGACGTGCAGGAAACCTGGGCGGTGACCGGGGTCTATCCGAACATGGACTGGACGCCCGACAGCCGCTCGATCGTGTTCTGGGCGGGCGGCAAAATCCGCCGGATCAATGTCGATGGTTCGAACCTTACCGAAATTCCCTTCAGCATCAGCGATACCCGCGGCGTGCTGCCCGCGCCGCATCCGCAGATTCCTGTGGCGGTGGACGAAGTGCAGGTGACGATGCCACGCTTCGCGGAAGTTTCGCCCGACGGGCGCACCGTGGTGTTCGAGAGCCTCGGGCGGCTCTACACCATGCCCGCTGGTGGCGGCACAATGCGGCGGCTGACCTCTGACAGCGGTGACGCGCGCGAGCTCTATCCGAGCTGGTCGCGCAACGGCTCGCAGGTGGTCTATGTCCGCTGGACCGACGCCGGGCTCGGCGAAATTCGCACCGTGGGTGCCGATGGCCGCAATGGCCGCGCGGTCACCAGCCAGCCGGGGCACTATGCCCGCCCGCATTTCTCCCCCGATGGCAACGTGATCGTGTTCGAGATGGGTGCAGGCGGATACCTGACCGCGCCCGAATACAGCGCCAATCCCGGCGTTTACCGCATTTCCGCGAGCGGTGGCGATCCGGTGCTGGTGAGTCGCGACCATGCGCGCCCGCACTTCGGCGCAGCGAATGATCGCATTTTCATGACCGGATCGGACGATGGTGCACAAACCCTCGTTTCGACCGATCTCAATGGCGAAGCGGCGCGCACCCACGCCACCGGCGAACTGGTGACGAGCTATCATGTCTCCCCCACCGGGCGGCACTTTGCTTTCACCGAGAACTACGATGCCTATGCCATGCCGCTGATGCCGGGCGGGCAGGCGGTGAGCGTATCGGGTTCGGCAGGCGCGCTGCCGGTGGTCGAGGTTTCGGATTCGGGTGCGGACTTCGTGCACTGGGCGAGCGGCGGGGAGCGGCTGCACTGGTCGCTCGGGCCGACGCTCTACACTGCCGAAACTGCCGACCTGTTCCCCAATGCCCCGCTGGCCGAGGGCGAGGAGCGGGCGGATTACCGGCAGCCGGAAACTGGCGTCTCGCTGCTGCGCACCGTGCCGGCCGACCGCCACACCGGCGCACTGGCGATCACCGGCGCGCGGATCATCACGATGGCGGGCGACAATGGCGGCATTATCGAGAACGGCACGATCCTGATCCAGGGCGATGTGATTTCCGCCGTCGGCCCGACTGGCGCGGTGAGCATTCCTGCGGGAACGCCTACCATCGACGCGACCGGTCGCACGATCATCCCCGGCCTGATCGACGCCCATGCCCACGGCTCGGTCGATGCCGACGGGGTGGTGCCGCAGGTCAACTGGAACCTCACCCAGGCGCTCGCGCTGGGCAGCACCACGATCCACGATCCGTCGAGCGATTCAGCCTTCTTCGTGGCCGAGGACATGCAGCGTACCGGGATGCTGCTCGCCCCGCGAATGTTTTCCACCGGGCGGATCGTCTACGGGGCGCGCAATCCTTACGCCTATGCCCAGATCGACACGATCGAGGACGCGCTCGACCATGTCCGCCGCCTGCGCGCCGAAGGGGCGCCGAGCGTCAAGAACTACAACCAGCCGCGCCGCGACCAGCGACAGATGGTGGTGGAAGCTGCGCGCCGCGAGAACATGCTGGTGGTGGCCGAAGGTGGCTCGCTGTTCGGGATGGACCTGAACCTGGTGGCGGACGGCAATTCGACGCTGGAGCACAATATTCCGGTCGAATACCTCTATGAGGACGTGCTGCAATTCATGGGCGCGGCGGACACCAATTACACGCCGACGCTGGTGGTGGGATACGGCGGCCTGGCGGGCGATCCCTACTGGCGGCAGGCGACCAACGTGTTCGAACAGCCGCTGCTCATGGCGCACACTCCGCCCGCGATCCTGCGCGCCGACAATGCGCGGCGCACGACTGCGCCGGAAGGCGATTTCATCGACGACGATGTCGCGCGCGAAGCGGCGCGGCTGGCCGAGCGGGGGGTGGAAGTTTCCATCGGTGCGCACGGCCAGCAGGCGGGCATCGCCGCGCATTGGGAGATATGGTCTTTCGTGCGCGGCGGGATGAGCGAGTTGCAGGCCTTGCAGGCAGCGACGATTGCGCCCGCGCGTTCGCTCGGGATGGCGAGCGAGATTGGTTCGCTGGAGCCAGGGAAACTCGCCGATCTGGTGATTTTGGCGGGCAATCCGCTTGAGAACATCCGCAACACCGAGCGGGTCGAGACGGTGGTGCTGGGCGGGCGGGCCTATGATGCGGCGACTTTGAACGAGGTGGCGACTGGGGATGCGCAGCGGGCGGCCTATTGGTGGGAGGATTGA
- a CDS encoding TetR/AcrR family transcriptional regulator — translation MGRRSDHTAKELRELLVGEGHALLAERGFAAFSAREAARRAGYSVGTIYNVFGSLDGYMLAINSRTFGQWAAALEGALEGVAGEGTARLEALVMAYFAFAEANRNLWMAIYDHRIDRAVDIPAQDVAAREALTGIVDREVGAWFGPDADTAQVRPLVRSLIATVHGHCALWLTGSYALMNEREPARQALARVLEVLAANRLTAKH, via the coding sequence ATGGGCAGGCGATCCGATCATACCGCAAAGGAACTGCGCGAGCTGCTGGTGGGCGAGGGGCATGCCTTGCTCGCCGAGCGCGGCTTTGCGGCCTTTTCCGCGCGCGAGGCGGCCCGGCGGGCGGGCTATTCGGTAGGGACGATCTACAATGTGTTCGGCTCGCTCGACGGCTATATGCTGGCGATTAACAGCCGCACTTTCGGGCAATGGGCGGCGGCGCTGGAAGGCGCGCTGGAGGGCGTGGCAGGCGAGGGCACCGCGCGGCTGGAAGCGCTGGTCATGGCCTACTTCGCCTTCGCCGAGGCCAACCGCAACCTGTGGATGGCGATCTACGACCACCGGATCGACCGCGCCGTGGACATCCCGGCGCAGGATGTCGCCGCGCGAGAAGCGCTGACAGGGATCGTTGATCGTGAAGTCGGCGCGTGGTTCGGCCCCGATGCCGATACCGCGCAGGTCCGTCCGCTCGTCCGCTCGCTGATCGCCACGGTCCACGGGCACTGCGCGCTGTGGCTGACGGGCAGCTATGCGCTGATGAACGAGCGCGAACCCGCGCGGCAGGCGCTGGCCCGCGTGCTCGAAGTGCTGGCCGCCAACCGGCTCACCGCAAAGCACTGA